In Candidatus Methanomethylophilus alvi Mx1201, a genomic segment contains:
- a CDS encoding 3'-5' exonuclease yields the protein MIVNVIDTETTGLNGALGGDLVVEIGIVQVDTVKKTVSPFYESLVGAKLTKTQAESWVFQHTDLTPEEVENGPDAHLVADKVRRFINGTPTTSFNTPFDFGLFLDHEPWNLDVRLLPDIMMAATEDPSIPRRRHNDGNCYASLENSYRVLCPDDPAGLNGPEKHRAMSDAAVAGHVLLALIGKGLYPGEVPE from the coding sequence ATGATCGTCAACGTCATCGACACCGAGACCACCGGGCTGAACGGAGCTCTCGGGGGAGATCTCGTCGTCGAGATAGGGATCGTACAGGTCGACACAGTGAAGAAGACCGTCTCTCCCTTCTACGAGTCCCTCGTAGGCGCCAAGCTCACCAAGACGCAGGCGGAAAGCTGGGTCTTCCAGCACACCGACCTCACTCCTGAAGAAGTGGAGAACGGACCCGACGCGCATCTCGTCGCGGATAAGGTCCGCCGCTTCATTAACGGGACTCCGACGACCTCGTTCAATACTCCGTTCGATTTCGGGCTCTTCCTCGACCACGAGCCCTGGAATCTCGATGTCCGCCTTCTTCCCGACATCATGATGGCCGCCACCGAGGATCCTTCGATCCCGCGCCGCCGCCACAACGACGGGAACTGCTACGCATCCCTGGAGAACTCGTACAGGGTCCTCTGTCCCGACGACCCTGCAGGGCTCAACGGCCCCGAGAAGCACCGCGCGATGTCCGATGCAGCTGTCGCAGGCCACGTTCTCCTCGCGCTGATCGGCAAAGGCCTCTACCCCGGGGAGGTGCCGGAATGA
- a CDS encoding flavodoxin family protein produces the protein MSIVAIVSSPRKNANTDFLVNAVAEGAKENGKDVQTFYLNTLKDKKGCQGCDACKKNGGTCVTKDDLTPVLDAIRDAEGIVLSSPVYFGEACGQYRMLEDRLYGFLKADFSVSFEAGKKVAVITAAGSAGADALADKIEGTMKNYFKCEPIGKIAVVTHNDRKFSENDADLVAQAKALGKKF, from the coding sequence ATGTCGATCGTAGCAATCGTATCAAGCCCTCGTAAGAATGCGAACACCGATTTCCTTGTGAATGCCGTCGCAGAAGGCGCCAAGGAGAACGGAAAGGATGTGCAGACCTTCTACCTCAACACCCTCAAGGACAAGAAAGGATGCCAAGGATGCGATGCCTGCAAGAAGAACGGCGGTACTTGTGTGACCAAGGACGATCTCACACCCGTCCTCGACGCCATCAGGGATGCGGAGGGTATCGTCCTCTCCTCCCCCGTATATTTCGGAGAGGCCTGCGGTCAGTACAGGATGTTGGAGGACAGGCTGTACGGATTCCTGAAGGCCGATTTCAGCGTCAGCTTCGAGGCAGGTAAGAAAGTGGCCGTAATAACCGCCGCCGGTTCCGCCGGAGCGGATGCCCTTGCAGACAAGATCGAAGGGACCATGAAGAACTACTTCAAGTGCGAACCCATCGGCAAGATCGCCGTCGTGACCCACAACGACAGGAAGTTCTCCGAGAACGATGCCGATCTGGTCGCACAGGCCAAGGCGCTCGGAAAGAAGTTCTGA
- a CDS encoding DEAD/DEAH box helicase, giving the protein MISKFLDLGIAENVAKAIDEMGWEEPSPIQEAAIPAGLKGYDLIAQAQTGTGKTGTFGSVILSTIPSGQKVPSAIVLEPTRELAVQVSEELGKMSDFSGHVCVPIYGGASIERQVDELEEGVDIIAGTPGRVKDMIEREYLDLSRIKVIVMDESDRMLDMGFIDDIEFIFKQCPADRQMLMFSATMPEDIKRLATDYMKKPKEINVSQDEVVLDLIKEYYISVGRRNKSWALTRILDIDEPKALIFCQTIKMVDILEQRLKEHHYKVEALHGDMPQKKRERVVDDFKEGETDLLIATDVAARGLDIDDISYVINYDMPDDIHTYIHRIGRTGRAGREGTAVSFVTSEEEYLIREFELRTGMKIEKRDVPEAEEGSKDTIRKVTDYDQLSDPFGMVMFEVGLGKADGIGKVKLADYIMRAGRIIDAAIGKIKIGEESSTVEVHKDFGNRMLMDVPKMRYRGKKVSVKVLERD; this is encoded by the coding sequence ATGATCTCGAAGTTCTTGGATCTCGGCATAGCCGAGAACGTGGCAAAAGCGATAGACGAGATGGGCTGGGAAGAACCTTCGCCCATACAGGAGGCGGCGATCCCCGCCGGACTGAAGGGATACGACCTCATAGCCCAGGCACAGACCGGTACCGGGAAGACCGGAACCTTCGGCTCGGTGATACTCAGCACCATACCCAGCGGACAGAAGGTCCCGTCCGCCATCGTCCTCGAACCCACCAGGGAGTTGGCCGTCCAGGTCTCCGAGGAACTCGGAAAGATGTCCGACTTCAGCGGACACGTATGCGTCCCCATCTACGGAGGGGCGAGCATAGAGAGGCAGGTCGACGAGTTGGAGGAGGGCGTGGACATCATAGCGGGTACCCCCGGCCGCGTCAAGGACATGATCGAGAGGGAATATCTGGATCTGTCCAGGATAAAGGTGATCGTCATGGACGAGTCGGACCGCATGCTCGACATGGGTTTCATCGACGACATAGAATTCATATTCAAACAGTGCCCGGCCGACAGGCAGATGCTCATGTTCTCCGCCACCATGCCGGAGGACATAAAGAGGCTGGCCACCGATTACATGAAAAAGCCCAAGGAGATCAACGTCTCCCAGGACGAGGTCGTCCTCGACCTCATCAAGGAATACTACATCTCCGTCGGAAGGAGGAACAAATCCTGGGCACTCACCAGGATCCTCGACATAGACGAACCCAAGGCCCTGATATTCTGTCAGACCATCAAGATGGTCGACATCCTGGAACAGAGGCTGAAGGAGCACCACTACAAGGTGGAGGCCCTCCACGGGGACATGCCCCAGAAGAAGAGGGAGAGGGTCGTGGACGACTTCAAGGAAGGCGAGACCGACCTGCTGATCGCCACCGACGTCGCCGCCAGGGGACTGGACATCGACGACATATCGTATGTCATCAACTACGATATGCCGGACGACATCCACACCTATATCCACAGGATCGGCAGGACCGGGCGTGCAGGCAGGGAAGGGACGGCCGTATCGTTCGTCACCTCCGAGGAGGAATACCTGATCCGCGAGTTCGAACTGAGGACCGGCATGAAGATCGAGAAGAGGGACGTTCCGGAAGCGGAGGAAGGGTCCAAGGACACCATCCGCAAAGTAACCGACTACGACCAACTCTCGGACCCCTTCGGGATGGTGATGTTCGAGGTCGGCCTCGGGAAGGCGGACGGCATCGGCAAGGTGAAACTGGCCGACTACATCATGCGTGCGGGCAGGATAATCGACGCCGCCATCGGCAAGATAAAGATCGGGGAGGAGAGCTCCACCGTCGAGGTCCACAAGGACTTCGGCAACAGGATGCTCATGGACGTCCCCAAGATGAGATACCGTGGAAAGAAGGTCTCGGTGAAGGTCCTGGAGAGGGACTGA
- a CDS encoding CBS domain-containing protein codes for MGIKDLEDLKKLSILKSQIDSLSVSDIVELEFPTLGPDDTLSDSLALMRKTGYQEIPVVENGSYIGMMRYGTILRKKSATPETKIKSLVSSLPTISEETEITKIAEYMVTNNCRQLAVVNGKKITGIVSRTALIEIAADMKSLKDVKVWEIMTTPVEYVKDNAMLSEAVDTMRRLDIRTMPVIDSAGALVGVVGMREVIDNGWKAGERSVAGISKSPSTQIPVESVAVTNVMTVDWEDDMESAADVMASKKISTLPVMDGDEMVGILTEYDIIEMISACRERDQLYVQISGLDEEDKIYADAMYSDIAAEMAKISKIHRPESLTIHVTRYNESGDKKKYSLIGKLFVNGRTFNAKEIGWDIVQTNNDLVKKLGDLVKDQKDNHVSRRKKIKP; via the coding sequence GTGGGAATAAAGGATCTCGAAGATCTCAAGAAACTTTCTATACTCAAGTCCCAGATAGACTCCCTGTCCGTAAGTGACATCGTCGAACTGGAATTTCCGACCCTCGGACCCGACGACACCCTCTCCGACAGTCTGGCACTTATGCGTAAGACCGGATATCAGGAGATCCCTGTCGTCGAGAACGGGAGCTACATCGGAATGATGCGTTACGGCACCATACTGAGGAAGAAGAGCGCCACACCCGAGACCAAGATCAAGTCTCTGGTATCGAGCCTTCCGACCATATCGGAAGAGACGGAGATCACGAAGATCGCCGAATACATGGTGACCAACAACTGCAGGCAGCTGGCGGTCGTCAACGGAAAGAAGATCACGGGCATAGTCTCCAGGACGGCCCTGATCGAGATAGCGGCGGACATGAAGTCCCTCAAGGACGTCAAGGTCTGGGAGATCATGACGACCCCCGTGGAGTACGTGAAGGACAACGCCATGCTGTCCGAAGCGGTCGATACGATGAGACGCCTGGATATCAGGACCATGCCCGTCATAGACAGTGCGGGGGCATTGGTCGGCGTCGTAGGGATGAGGGAGGTCATAGACAACGGCTGGAAGGCCGGCGAGAGATCCGTGGCCGGGATATCCAAGAGCCCGAGTACGCAGATCCCGGTGGAATCGGTCGCGGTCACCAACGTGATGACCGTGGATTGGGAGGACGATATGGAGAGTGCGGCCGATGTCATGGCCAGCAAGAAGATCTCCACCCTGCCCGTGATGGACGGCGACGAGATGGTCGGCATCCTGACCGAATACGACATCATCGAGATGATCTCGGCCTGCAGGGAAAGGGACCAGCTCTACGTCCAGATCAGCGGCCTCGACGAAGAGGACAAGATCTACGCCGATGCGATGTACTCCGACATAGCGGCGGAGATGGCCAAGATCAGCAAGATCCACAGGCCGGAATCCCTGACCATCCACGTCACGAGGTACAACGAATCCGGTGACAAGAAGAAGTACAGCCTCATAGGCAAGCTCTTCGTGAACGGCAGGACGTTCAACGCCAAGGAGATAGGCTGGGACATCGTCCAGACCAACAACGACCTGGTGAAGAAGCTGGGCGATCTGGTCAAGGACCAGAAGGACAACCACGTCTCCAGAAGGAAGAAGATAAAGCCTTGA
- a CDS encoding valine--tRNA ligase — MAYDSSEIEKKWEEMWKKEAIYRFDPKSDKPVFSIDNPPRYTSGNLHLGHATGYSLIDFAARYRRMKGYNVFFPLCFDVNGTPIEVRVEKKYNITKLDLPRQEYRKLCSDYANGFIEQMTKHFEILGESMDPSIYYQTDAPYYRSITQLSFVKLFNRGLVYKANFPVNWCPRCMTALADAEVEYKENVNKLNYLKFQIAGTDDYVMIATTRPELICTCKVVAVNPADKEKADLVGKELITPIYGRHVKIISDPKVDMTYGTGNVMICTIGDKSDLEWIMKYHLELEKGIDEEGKMTELAGKYAGMPVADARAQIIEDLKASGVLVKQEDNPQQVSVCWRCKAPIEFLQVPQWFLKTTTFKDAILKRASEINWYPEFMKVRLEDWTKSLEWDWVLSRQRIFATPIPVWECKKCGHAVCATEEQARKYVDPTMDKAPVDKCPECGGELVGCTDVFDTWMDSSGSSLYNTFWERDPELHKKLFPMSLRPQSHDIIRTWAFYSILRAEQIEESKPWKDIMIHGFIMAPDGTPMHTSAGNVIDPIPILENYGADALRYYAATCSLGIDHAFREKDVVRGKKICIKVYNLGQFVSRYFEGLQTAPEKPAELRTADKWIIGKLSQTIKNVTENFEIYQFDKAMKFVEDFIWHVFADDYVEMVKSRDDDAVRYTLYTVFLNAVKLLAPFMPHITEEVYQTHYAKFDGAKSIHLTPWPEPMDIDAGALEAGDAAAEFIATVRAWKAERKININADISRLEIIGGDSAMYRMSEEDIRQGARAKELVIAESADLIEKVASVKPVYAKLGPAFKGQAKAIVAALGKTSADDLAKQISEGKVVLDVDGQKVEMGPEFFDVQKSLSLDGREVSTVQCGNALLAIEQ, encoded by the coding sequence ATGGCATACGATTCATCAGAGATCGAGAAAAAATGGGAGGAGATGTGGAAGAAGGAGGCCATCTACCGCTTCGACCCCAAATCCGACAAGCCCGTTTTCAGCATCGACAACCCGCCCAGATATACATCCGGGAACCTCCACCTCGGACACGCCACCGGATACTCGCTCATCGACTTCGCCGCCCGCTACAGGAGGATGAAGGGCTACAACGTCTTCTTCCCCCTCTGTTTCGACGTCAACGGTACCCCTATCGAGGTCCGTGTGGAGAAGAAGTACAACATCACCAAGCTCGACCTGCCCCGGCAGGAGTACAGGAAACTCTGTTCGGACTACGCCAACGGCTTCATCGAACAGATGACCAAACACTTCGAGATCCTCGGGGAGAGCATGGATCCGTCCATCTACTACCAGACGGACGCCCCCTACTACAGGAGCATCACCCAGCTCTCCTTCGTGAAGCTGTTCAACCGCGGCCTCGTCTACAAGGCCAACTTCCCCGTCAACTGGTGTCCCAGATGTATGACGGCCCTCGCCGATGCCGAGGTCGAGTACAAGGAAAACGTCAACAAACTCAACTACCTCAAGTTCCAGATCGCCGGCACCGACGACTACGTCATGATAGCCACCACCCGCCCCGAGCTGATCTGTACCTGCAAGGTCGTCGCCGTCAACCCTGCCGATAAAGAGAAGGCGGACCTGGTAGGGAAAGAGCTCATAACCCCCATCTACGGCAGACATGTCAAGATCATCTCCGATCCCAAGGTCGACATGACTTACGGTACCGGGAACGTCATGATCTGCACCATCGGGGACAAGAGCGACCTCGAGTGGATCATGAAGTACCACCTCGAGCTCGAGAAGGGTATCGACGAAGAGGGCAAGATGACCGAACTGGCCGGCAAATACGCCGGTATGCCCGTTGCGGATGCCCGCGCACAGATCATCGAGGACCTCAAGGCCTCCGGAGTTCTCGTAAAACAGGAGGACAACCCCCAGCAGGTCTCCGTCTGCTGGAGATGCAAGGCACCCATCGAGTTCCTGCAGGTCCCCCAGTGGTTCCTTAAGACCACCACCTTCAAGGATGCCATCCTGAAGAGGGCCAGCGAGATCAACTGGTACCCCGAGTTCATGAAGGTCAGACTCGAGGACTGGACCAAGTCCCTGGAGTGGGACTGGGTCCTCTCCAGACAGAGGATATTCGCCACTCCGATCCCCGTATGGGAATGTAAAAAATGCGGACACGCCGTCTGCGCCACCGAGGAACAGGCCAGAAAGTACGTGGACCCCACCATGGACAAGGCCCCGGTCGACAAGTGCCCCGAATGCGGCGGCGAACTCGTCGGATGCACCGACGTATTCGACACATGGATGGACTCCTCCGGATCGTCCCTGTACAACACGTTCTGGGAGAGGGACCCCGAGCTCCACAAGAAGCTCTTCCCCATGTCCCTCAGGCCCCAGAGCCACGACATCATCAGGACTTGGGCGTTCTACTCCATTCTCAGGGCGGAACAGATCGAGGAATCCAAACCGTGGAAGGACATCATGATCCATGGATTCATAATGGCCCCCGACGGAACCCCCATGCACACATCCGCCGGGAACGTCATCGACCCCATACCCATCCTGGAGAACTACGGTGCGGACGCCCTCAGATACTATGCGGCCACCTGCTCCCTCGGAATAGACCACGCCTTCAGGGAGAAGGACGTCGTCCGCGGAAAGAAGATCTGCATAAAGGTCTACAACCTCGGACAGTTCGTCAGCAGGTACTTCGAGGGCCTTCAGACGGCTCCCGAGAAGCCTGCGGAGCTCAGGACCGCGGACAAGTGGATCATCGGAAAACTGTCCCAGACGATCAAGAACGTCACCGAGAACTTCGAGATATATCAGTTCGACAAGGCCATGAAATTCGTCGAGGACTTCATCTGGCACGTGTTCGCCGACGACTACGTCGAGATGGTCAAGAGCAGGGACGACGATGCGGTCAGATACACGCTTTACACCGTCTTCCTGAACGCCGTCAAACTGCTGGCACCTTTCATGCCGCACATAACTGAAGAGGTCTACCAGACCCATTACGCCAAGTTCGACGGTGCCAAATCGATCCATCTCACCCCCTGGCCCGAACCCATGGACATCGACGCCGGGGCCCTGGAGGCCGGAGATGCGGCCGCCGAGTTCATCGCCACCGTCCGCGCCTGGAAGGCCGAGAGGAAGATCAACATCAACGCCGACATATCCAGACTGGAGATCATCGGAGGGGACTCCGCCATGTACAGGATGTCCGAGGAGGACATCAGACAGGGTGCAAGGGCCAAGGAATTGGTCATCGCGGAAAGTGCCGACCTCATCGAGAAGGTCGCCTCCGTCAAGCCCGTATATGCCAAGCTGGGTCCTGCATTCAAGGGACAGGCGAAGGCCATCGTGGCCGCTCTCGGAAAAACGTCCGCCGACGACCTCGCGAAACAGATCTCCGAGGGTAAGGTCGTCCTCGATGTCGACGGCCAGAAAGTAGAGATGGGGCCCGAGTTCTTCGACGTCCAGAAATCCCTGTCCCTCGACGGAAGAGAGGTCTCCACCGTACAGTGCGGCAACGCCCTGCTCGCCATCGAGCAGTGA
- a CDS encoding rubredoxin: MAKYVCTMCGFSYREDKGRPSEGIAEGTVWDDVPDDWKCPMCGSPRNIFRLYRDEYFE, translated from the coding sequence TTGGCCAAGTACGTCTGCACCATGTGCGGTTTCTCGTACCGCGAGGATAAAGGGAGGCCGAGCGAAGGGATCGCAGAGGGGACCGTCTGGGACGATGTGCCAGACGATTGGAAGTGCCCGATGTGCGGATCCCCCAGGAACATCTTCAGGCTCTACAGGGACGAGTACTTCGAATGA
- a CDS encoding rubredoxin produces MAKYECTMCGYVYDEAKGIPNADIPPGTKWEDLPDDWTCPMCGSTKDMFQKIED; encoded by the coding sequence ATGGCGAAATACGAATGCACCATGTGCGGTTATGTATACGATGAAGCCAAAGGGATACCTAATGCGGACATCCCCCCTGGAACCAAGTGGGAGGACCTCCCCGACGACTGGACCTGCCCGATGTGCGGATCCACGAAGGACATGTTCCAGAAGATAGAGGATTGA
- a CDS encoding DUF1846 domain-containing protein yields MAATGFDGEKYARMQADEIRNRLGKFGGKLYMEIGGKIFDDYHAARVLPGFRPDSKIRMLSTMKDELEAVICVNCNDIEKSKVRGDIGITYDLEALRMVDLYRSYGIKADNIVLTMYTGQPAADSFVRLLKERNINVSLHRPIPGYPTNTGLIVSDEGYGKNDYVSTDMPIVLVTGPGPGSGKMAVCLSQIYQDGRRGIKSGYAKFETFPVWSLPLNHPVNLAYEAATADLGDVNMIDPFHMEAYGKSAINYNRDVETFPVLKTILDGVMGHSPYRSPTDMGVNTVGFCISDDAAVQEASRREIVRRYFRVACDHLDGKVPADVVSRVDLLMKKAETSPENFLLYREVRRQADGADGPVAGIELPDGTVVTGKATGNLSAVSAAILNAIKVIAAVDGNFNPIPPETLKQVEILRTDVLGNDTKLRADEMLIALAISAKTSTESERAFSKLKKLRGCDLHGSVVLYPQDNSVLRKLGINVTCEPVHQDRILYRN; encoded by the coding sequence ATGGCGGCGACCGGATTCGACGGAGAGAAATATGCCAGGATGCAGGCGGACGAGATAAGGAACAGACTGGGGAAGTTCGGCGGGAAATTGTATATGGAGATCGGCGGAAAGATCTTCGACGACTACCACGCCGCAAGGGTACTCCCCGGATTCAGGCCCGACAGCAAGATCCGCATGCTCTCCACCATGAAGGACGAACTCGAGGCCGTCATCTGCGTCAACTGCAACGACATAGAGAAGAGCAAGGTCAGAGGGGACATCGGGATCACCTACGACCTGGAAGCCCTCCGCATGGTGGACCTCTACCGCAGCTACGGCATCAAGGCCGATAACATCGTCCTCACCATGTACACCGGCCAGCCGGCCGCCGATTCCTTCGTCAGACTCCTTAAGGAGAGGAACATCAATGTGAGTCTCCACCGCCCCATACCCGGATACCCCACCAACACCGGCCTCATAGTCAGCGACGAAGGGTACGGGAAGAACGACTATGTATCCACGGACATGCCGATCGTCCTCGTCACGGGACCCGGACCGGGAAGCGGGAAGATGGCCGTCTGCCTGTCACAGATATACCAGGACGGCAGGAGGGGGATCAAATCCGGTTATGCCAAATTCGAGACGTTCCCCGTTTGGAGCCTCCCCCTCAACCACCCCGTCAACCTGGCCTACGAGGCCGCCACCGCCGACCTCGGCGACGTCAATATGATCGACCCGTTCCATATGGAGGCCTATGGGAAGAGCGCCATCAACTACAACCGCGACGTGGAGACGTTCCCCGTACTGAAGACCATACTCGACGGCGTCATGGGCCACTCGCCATACAGGTCCCCCACCGACATGGGGGTGAACACCGTAGGATTCTGCATATCGGACGACGCTGCGGTGCAGGAGGCATCCAGAAGGGAGATCGTCAGGAGATACTTCCGTGTGGCATGCGACCATCTCGACGGAAAGGTGCCGGCGGACGTCGTATCCAGGGTGGACCTCCTCATGAAGAAGGCGGAGACGTCTCCCGAGAACTTCCTCCTGTACAGGGAAGTGAGGAGACAGGCTGATGGGGCTGACGGCCCGGTGGCCGGAATAGAACTCCCCGACGGCACCGTCGTCACCGGAAAGGCCACCGGGAACCTGAGCGCGGTGTCTGCTGCCATCCTCAATGCGATCAAGGTCATCGCCGCGGTGGATGGGAACTTCAACCCCATCCCTCCCGAGACACTCAAGCAGGTGGAGATCCTCAGGACGGACGTCCTCGGAAACGATACCAAGCTCAGGGCGGACGAGATGCTCATCGCTTTGGCCATAAGCGCCAAGACCAGCACCGAGTCTGAAAGGGCGTTCAGCAAGTTGAAGAAGCTCAGAGGATGCGACCTCCATGGGTCCGTCGTCCTCTATCCGCAGGACAACTCCGTCCTCAGGAAACTGGGGATAAACGTCACCTGCGAGCCGGTTCATCAGGACAGGATATTGTACAGGAACTGA
- the ybaK gene encoding Cys-tRNA(Pro) deacylase: protein MEKTNPMRILDKAGIPYEVHDYTSSGAIAGADVAAAMGEDPEEVFKTLVTQGRSERYYVFVVPVDRELDLKKAAASVGEKSVEMIRSKDLLPTTGYVHGGCSPLGMRKQLRTVIDSSAAEHERFYVSGGKVGLQIEMDFADLRKVLDYRLADISR, encoded by the coding sequence ATGGAAAAGACCAACCCCATGAGGATATTGGACAAGGCGGGGATACCTTACGAGGTACACGACTACACATCCTCCGGTGCGATCGCAGGCGCAGATGTGGCGGCGGCCATGGGCGAGGATCCCGAAGAGGTCTTCAAGACCCTGGTGACCCAGGGGAGGTCGGAGAGGTATTACGTCTTCGTCGTTCCGGTGGATAGGGAATTGGATCTGAAGAAGGCCGCTGCGAGCGTAGGGGAGAAGTCCGTGGAGATGATAAGGTCGAAGGATCTCCTGCCTACCACAGGATACGTCCACGGGGGATGTTCCCCTCTGGGTATGAGGAAGCAGCTCCGGACGGTCATAGATTCGTCCGCCGCGGAGCATGAAAGGTTCTATGTGAGCGGAGGGAAGGTCGGGCTGCAGATCGAGATGGATTTCGCCGACCTGCGGAAGGTGCTCGATTACCGTCTCGCCGACATATCCCGGTGA
- a CDS encoding rubredoxin, with product MAKYECTLCGYIYDEEKEGVKFADLPDDWTCPDCGADKSNFELKE from the coding sequence ATGGCGAAATACGAGTGTACTCTGTGCGGATACATCTATGACGAGGAGAAGGAAGGCGTGAAGTTCGCCGACCTCCCCGACGACTGGACCTGCCCGGACTGTGGTGCCGATAAGAGCAATTTCGAACTGAAGGAGTAA
- a CDS encoding ASCH/PUA domain-containing protein: MTCHDLKILPQFFQAVVDGRKTFELRREDDRMFHIGDTLTLCEWRPGSGHTGRQCKVAVVYILRHADFADGIPEGYAVLSIRVVGRMAKGVRI, from the coding sequence ATGACGTGCCACGATCTCAAGATCCTGCCGCAGTTCTTTCAGGCGGTGGTCGACGGCCGCAAGACGTTCGAGCTTCGCAGAGAGGACGACCGCATGTTCCATATCGGGGACACACTGACTCTCTGCGAATGGCGTCCCGGCTCCGGCCACACCGGACGCCAATGCAAGGTCGCGGTCGTCTACATCCTCCGCCATGCGGATTTCGCCGACGGCATCCCCGAGGGCTACGCCGTTCTGTCCATCAGGGTGGTCGGTCGCATGGCAAAGGGGGTGCGCATTTGA
- a CDS encoding ATP-binding protein codes for MASRHAMMFPFAAIVGQDLMKKALILNVIDPGIGGVLIKGEKGTAKSTTIRSLEQVLPKKEVVKGCPFHCDPRRPEGFCPYCAEKAAAGEKLETETVPTDVIELPLSATEDRVAGTLDLEAVLQTGKKKFEPGILAQANGNLLYVDEINLLEDYIVDMLLDSAAMGTNYVEREGVSFTHPARFVLVGSMNPEEGDLRPQLLDRFGMSVEVKGERDLAQRSEVVSRRLQFDQDPKTFTASYEEETARIRDGIANARALIKDIEVDRKIIDAAAYLSVYFGMEGHRADITMIRSARANAAYEGRRQVTKADLEAVASLVLGHRLKKKPFEKTSDYDLDDVHRCLEEI; via the coding sequence ATGGCCAGCAGACATGCAATGATGTTTCCGTTCGCCGCTATAGTCGGCCAGGACCTTATGAAGAAGGCCCTGATCCTGAACGTTATTGACCCGGGGATCGGAGGGGTCCTCATAAAGGGGGAGAAGGGTACCGCCAAATCGACCACCATACGCTCCTTGGAGCAGGTACTCCCGAAGAAGGAGGTCGTCAAGGGATGTCCCTTCCACTGCGATCCCAGACGCCCCGAGGGATTCTGCCCCTATTGCGCCGAGAAGGCCGCCGCAGGAGAGAAACTGGAGACGGAGACCGTCCCCACCGATGTCATAGAGCTCCCGCTGAGCGCCACCGAGGACAGGGTCGCCGGGACGCTGGATCTGGAAGCCGTCCTCCAGACCGGGAAGAAGAAGTTCGAACCGGGTATACTGGCACAGGCCAACGGCAACCTGCTGTACGTAGACGAGATCAACCTTCTGGAGGACTACATAGTCGACATGCTTCTGGACTCCGCCGCCATGGGGACCAACTACGTCGAGAGGGAGGGGGTCTCATTCACCCACCCGGCACGCTTCGTCCTCGTCGGATCCATGAACCCGGAGGAGGGGGACCTCAGACCCCAGCTCCTGGACAGGTTCGGAATGTCGGTCGAGGTCAAAGGAGAAAGGGATCTGGCACAGCGCAGCGAGGTCGTGTCCAGAAGGCTGCAGTTCGACCAGGACCCCAAAACGTTCACCGCATCCTATGAGGAGGAGACCGCAAGGATAAGGGATGGGATAGCCAATGCCCGCGCACTCATCAAGGATATAGAGGTCGACAGGAAGATCATAGACGCGGCCGCCTACCTATCCGTCTATTTCGGAATGGAAGGGCACAGGGCGGATATCACCATGATCAGGTCCGCCAGGGCCAATGCGGCATACGAGGGGAGGAGGCAGGTCACCAAGGCCGACCTCGAGGCGGTGGCATCCCTCGTACTGGGACATAGGCTCAAGAAGAAGCCCTTCGAGAAGACATCCGACTACGACCTGGACGATGTTCACAGATGTCTAGAGGAAATCTGA